A region from the Pseudonocardia petroleophila genome encodes:
- a CDS encoding choline dehydrogenase, translating into MTRSTFDVVIVGGGSAGCVLANRLSADPATRVLLLEAGRPDHWWDLLVEMPAAMAYAVGSRTHDWRFESEPEPHLDGRRLVHPRGRVLGGSSSINGVVYQRGHAADYDRWAAEPGMEHWDWAHCLPYFARLENSRNPAAGPSRGRCGPQDLVPAPLANPLFDAFLGAAREAGYAVTGDVNEEQEAFGAFDRAVRRGRRVSAAKAYLNPVRRRPNLFVRCESHVTKVVFEGRRAVGVRFREAGGPEIDVHAGEVILSAGAIQTPQILQLSGVGEAGHLSGLGIDPVLDLPAVGRGMQDHLGIHLQNRCTQPVSMMTMRHRHRWPVIGLQWLVAGRGPGASSQIEAGGFVRTDPSLEHPDLMLAFAPIATRTDPASVVDEHGYQLYLMAARPESRGTVTLRTGDPTDAPSIRFNYLSTQAERDWWPRAIRVARDLLDRPAFAPYDGGETVPGRGLSTDEELLGWVQASGRTGLHPTSSCRMGTGDDAVVDPSTMGVHGLDGLRVVDASVMPSIVNANTYAPVMMIAEKAADMILGATPPAPAPTGSDARG; encoded by the coding sequence GTGACCCGCTCCACCTTCGACGTCGTCATCGTGGGCGGCGGGTCGGCCGGCTGCGTGCTGGCCAACCGGCTCAGCGCCGACCCCGCCACCCGGGTGCTCCTGCTCGAGGCCGGGCGGCCCGACCACTGGTGGGACCTGCTCGTCGAGATGCCGGCGGCGATGGCCTACGCGGTGGGCAGCCGGACGCACGACTGGCGGTTCGAGTCCGAGCCGGAGCCCCACCTCGACGGCCGCAGGCTGGTGCACCCCCGCGGCCGCGTGCTCGGCGGGTCCAGCAGCATCAACGGCGTCGTCTACCAGCGCGGACACGCCGCCGACTACGACCGCTGGGCGGCCGAGCCCGGCATGGAGCACTGGGACTGGGCGCACTGCCTGCCCTACTTCGCGCGCCTGGAGAACAGCCGCAACCCCGCGGCCGGCCCGAGCCGCGGTCGCTGCGGCCCCCAGGACCTCGTGCCCGCCCCGCTGGCGAACCCGCTGTTCGACGCGTTCCTCGGGGCCGCGCGCGAGGCCGGCTACGCCGTGACCGGCGACGTCAACGAGGAGCAGGAGGCGTTCGGCGCGTTCGACCGGGCCGTGCGCCGCGGCCGCCGGGTCTCCGCGGCGAAGGCGTACCTGAACCCGGTGCGCAGGCGCCCCAACCTGTTCGTGCGCTGCGAGTCGCACGTCACCAAGGTCGTCTTCGAGGGGCGGCGCGCGGTCGGCGTGCGGTTCCGCGAGGCCGGCGGGCCCGAGATCGACGTGCACGCCGGCGAGGTGATCCTCTCCGCGGGCGCGATCCAGACCCCGCAGATCCTGCAGCTGTCCGGCGTCGGCGAGGCCGGGCACCTGTCCGGCCTGGGCATCGACCCGGTCCTCGACCTGCCCGCCGTCGGCCGCGGCATGCAGGACCACCTCGGCATCCACCTGCAGAACCGCTGCACGCAGCCGGTGTCGATGATGACGATGCGCCACCGGCACCGCTGGCCCGTGATCGGCCTGCAGTGGCTGGTCGCCGGGCGCGGGCCGGGGGCGTCGTCGCAGATCGAGGCGGGGGGCTTCGTCCGCACGGACCCCTCGCTGGAGCACCCGGACCTGATGCTCGCGTTCGCCCCGATCGCGACGCGGACCGATCCCGCGTCGGTCGTCGACGAGCACGGCTACCAGCTCTACCTCATGGCGGCCCGCCCGGAGTCGCGCGGCACCGTCACCCTGCGCACGGGCGACCCGACCGACGCGCCGTCGATCCGCTTCAACTACCTGTCCACGCAGGCCGAGCGCGACTGGTGGCCCCGGGCGATCCGGGTGGCCCGCGACCTGCTCGACCGGCCCGCCTTCGCCCCGTACGACGGCGGCGAGACCGTGCCGGGCCGGGGGCTGTCCACCGACGAGGAGCTGCTCGGCTGGGTGCAGGCCAGCGGCCGCACCGGGCTGCACCCGACGTCGTCGTGCCGGATGGGCACCGGCGACGACGCGGTGGTCGACCCGTCCACGATGGGGGTGCACGGCCTCGACGGGCTGCGGGTCGTCGACGCGTCGGTGATGCCGTCGATCGTCAACGCCAACACCTACGCCCCCGTCATGATGATCGCGGAGAAGGCCGCGGACATGATCCTCGGCGCCACGCCCCCCGCTCCCGCGCCCACCGGGTCCGACGCTCGGGGTTGA
- a CDS encoding cellulase family glycosylhydrolase, whose amino-acid sequence MSDAPGPDPTTNPIPAVRLPGGRRRLVVAAALALVVTIGVVTAVVVSRGPATSPGGGSPGSPPAADGLGTDVPITVDGDRILRNGEPWWFLGYNSFVWSGNCGDSDERMTAEDVDAWFASMRHDGHGAVRLFFFENWDLERLDAAVESAKRNDIYLTITLDDAIAGCGESEKDEDWFDDQGERDAFRSHMTSLLERYRGETTIAWFEYFNEPDFADGRLREFYDEMGAAADEVDPDRLFASGTIAPYSVGEDADFQNVHESPGVDIASLHEYDENEVESNHGPDTRGNSAGKPVIVGEFGLYASESGEDCERDFAERAEQARAKAGAYTTIEGYAGALMWAWQPGPDNASECEYGNLDVDPTVQDMLRTFTP is encoded by the coding sequence ATGTCCGACGCACCTGGCCCCGACCCCACCACGAACCCGATACCGGCCGTCCGGCTGCCCGGTGGTCGCCGCCGTCTGGTGGTCGCCGCCGCGCTGGCCCTCGTCGTCACGATCGGCGTCGTCACGGCGGTCGTGGTGAGCCGCGGCCCGGCGACGTCGCCGGGCGGCGGCTCCCCGGGATCGCCCCCGGCCGCCGACGGTCTGGGCACCGACGTGCCGATCACCGTCGACGGCGACCGCATCCTGCGCAACGGCGAGCCGTGGTGGTTCCTCGGCTACAACTCGTTCGTCTGGTCGGGCAACTGCGGTGACTCCGACGAGCGCATGACGGCCGAGGACGTCGACGCCTGGTTCGCCTCGATGCGCCACGACGGGCACGGCGCGGTGCGGCTGTTCTTCTTCGAGAACTGGGACCTCGAGCGGCTCGACGCCGCCGTGGAGTCCGCGAAGCGCAACGACATCTACCTCACGATCACCCTCGACGACGCCATCGCCGGCTGCGGCGAGTCCGAGAAGGACGAGGACTGGTTCGACGACCAGGGCGAGCGCGACGCGTTCCGCAGCCACATGACGTCGCTGCTGGAGCGCTACCGCGGCGAGACCACGATCGCCTGGTTCGAGTACTTCAACGAGCCCGACTTCGCCGACGGCCGGCTGCGCGAGTTCTACGACGAGATGGGCGCGGCGGCCGACGAGGTCGACCCGGACCGGCTGTTCGCCAGCGGCACCATCGCCCCGTACTCGGTGGGCGAGGACGCCGACTTCCAGAACGTCCACGAGTCGCCGGGCGTCGACATCGCCTCGCTGCACGAGTACGACGAGAACGAGGTCGAGTCCAACCACGGCCCGGACACGCGGGGCAACTCGGCGGGCAAGCCGGTGATCGTCGGCGAGTTCGGGCTCTACGCCTCGGAGTCCGGCGAGGACTGCGAGCGCGACTTCGCCGAGCGCGCCGAGCAGGCCAGGGCGAAGGCCGGGGCGTACACCACGATCGAGGGTTACGCCGGGGCCCTGATGTGGGCCTGGCAGCCGGGTCCGGACAACGCGTCGGAGTGCGAGTACGGCAACCTCGACGTGGATCCGACGGTCCAGGACATGCTCCGCACGTTCACCCCCTGA
- a CDS encoding acyltransferase family protein produces MLVSHSLKFQGYEDPVGRLTGGDVDMGTMAVDGFFALSGFLIVGSWLGSPSTGRYLWRRCLRILPGFWACLLVTAFVLLPLAALLEFGTLAGFPWTGRESALSYVVGNAALFVRQFEVPGLLGGEAVNGSLYTLFYEFACYLAVAVLGALGLLRDRVWPLLGVTAAVWLFALSELLDGAQLTSRSSTLEIALRFGSMFLAGAVAARVAPRLPMGPAGGALAVLVLVQGVVLASMAATPEASTLVYVVIAPAAVAYLVLLAGASPLLHRVGSRRDLSYGLYVYAWPVQALLLLVGAATWPLPVYAAASLAGGLALALASWTWVESPALRYKSWTPAALG; encoded by the coding sequence GTGCTGGTCTCCCACTCGCTGAAGTTCCAGGGCTACGAGGACCCGGTCGGGCGCCTCACGGGCGGCGACGTCGACATGGGCACGATGGCCGTGGACGGGTTCTTCGCGCTGAGCGGGTTCCTCATCGTCGGCAGCTGGCTCGGCTCCCCGTCGACCGGCCGCTACCTGTGGCGCCGCTGCCTGCGCATCCTCCCCGGGTTCTGGGCCTGTCTCCTGGTCACCGCGTTCGTCCTGCTGCCGCTGGCCGCGCTGCTCGAGTTCGGGACCCTCGCCGGCTTCCCGTGGACGGGCCGGGAGTCGGCGCTGTCCTACGTCGTCGGCAACGCGGCCCTGTTCGTCCGCCAGTTCGAGGTGCCCGGCCTGCTCGGCGGCGAGGCCGTCAACGGGTCGCTCTACACGCTGTTCTACGAGTTCGCCTGCTACCTCGCGGTCGCCGTGCTCGGCGCGCTGGGACTGCTGCGCGACCGCGTGTGGCCGCTGCTGGGCGTCACCGCGGCCGTGTGGCTGTTCGCCCTGTCCGAGCTGCTCGACGGCGCGCAGCTGACGAGCCGGAGCAGCACCCTGGAGATCGCGCTGCGCTTCGGGTCGATGTTCCTCGCGGGCGCCGTCGCGGCGCGCGTGGCCCCGCGGCTGCCGATGGGGCCGGCCGGGGGCGCGCTCGCGGTGCTCGTGCTGGTCCAGGGCGTCGTGCTGGCCTCGATGGCGGCCACCCCCGAGGCGTCGACGCTGGTCTACGTCGTGATCGCCCCGGCCGCCGTCGCCTACCTGGTGCTGCTGGCCGGTGCGAGCCCGCTGCTGCACCGCGTCGGGTCCCGCCGCGACCTGTCCTACGGCCTCTACGTCTACGCGTGGCCGGTGCAGGCCCTGCTGCTGCTCGTCGGGGCCGCGACGTGGCCGCTGCCGGTCTACGCGGCGGCCTCGCTCGCGGGCGGGCTCGCGCTGGCCCTGGCCAGCTGGACCTGGGTCGAGTCGCCCGCGCTGCGGTACAAGTCCTGGACGCCGGCCGCGCTCGGGTGA
- a CDS encoding carboxylate--amine ligase: MHLLAAAANSHMLTSRGVHGKVMPDPRGDSQAWLDAMRCLADSGGGVVICGSDAASEWVSANRSALPDSIRTFESADGVHTALMDKYELYKLAAEIGVRAPWMHRISTHTELRAIDSAVTYPCVLKGALGHRARAILGHGTVQVDSRDELMTMADALLENQVAFLLTELVPGDETALEGAVTVRGRGGDYPLEYGRHKLRQWPPDYGVGSLTSSKSVPGTLAMNRRILDHVGYFGVSSCETKRHAGTGELYLIEINVRVPGSFGVAEACGVDGSWRLYATAAGIPLGPQPAQVDGRHSMLPDIEWLAVRARTSSHDQTWGEVLRSWRGTRDFGIVSLRDPRPALSMLGTMVRRRVSRIAREQWMRLRGRPAATTVETTPVARITPERDTRRRSA; the protein is encoded by the coding sequence GTGCACCTCCTGGCCGCCGCCGCCAACTCCCACATGCTCACCAGCCGCGGAGTGCACGGCAAGGTCATGCCGGACCCCCGAGGCGACTCGCAGGCGTGGCTGGACGCGATGCGGTGCCTCGCCGACTCCGGTGGCGGGGTGGTGATCTGCGGCTCGGACGCGGCGAGCGAATGGGTCAGTGCGAACCGCTCGGCCCTGCCCGACTCCATCCGCACGTTCGAATCCGCAGACGGCGTGCACACCGCGCTGATGGACAAGTACGAGCTCTACAAGCTCGCGGCGGAGATCGGCGTGCGCGCACCGTGGATGCACCGGATCTCGACCCACACCGAACTGCGGGCCATCGACAGCGCCGTCACCTACCCCTGCGTCCTGAAGGGTGCCCTCGGCCACCGGGCCCGGGCGATCCTCGGACACGGGACGGTGCAGGTCGACTCCCGTGACGAGCTCATGACGATGGCGGACGCCCTGCTCGAGAACCAGGTCGCGTTCCTGCTCACCGAGTTGGTCCCGGGAGACGAGACCGCTCTCGAAGGTGCCGTCACCGTTCGGGGGCGCGGCGGCGACTATCCGCTCGAGTACGGCCGGCACAAGCTCCGGCAGTGGCCGCCTGACTACGGCGTCGGTTCGCTCACCTCGTCGAAGTCGGTTCCCGGCACCCTGGCGATGAACCGCAGGATCCTGGATCACGTCGGCTACTTCGGGGTCTCCTCGTGCGAGACCAAACGCCACGCGGGCACGGGCGAGCTCTACCTCATCGAGATCAACGTTCGCGTTCCGGGCTCCTTCGGCGTGGCGGAGGCGTGTGGCGTCGACGGGTCCTGGCGCCTCTACGCCACCGCCGCGGGTATCCCCCTCGGTCCGCAGCCCGCGCAGGTCGACGGCCGCCATTCGATGCTCCCCGACATCGAGTGGCTGGCGGTGCGCGCCCGGACGTCGTCGCACGACCAGACCTGGGGGGAGGTGCTCCGGAGTTGGCGGGGTACTCGCGACTTCGGGATCGTGTCGCTCCGCGACCCGCGTCCTGCGCTCTCGATGCTGGGCACCATGGTGCGGCGCCGTGTCTCGCGGATCGCGCGTGAGCAGTGGATGCGCCTGCGGGGCCGGCCCGCCGCGACGACCGTCGAGACCACCCCCGTGGCACGCATCACCCCCGAACGCGACACCCGGCGCCGTAGCGCCTGA
- a CDS encoding amidohydrolase family protein produces the protein MSRRITPSRVVHAVGRRLGLARNEVAVRRQLLHSYAPRSALVTDETRVGRARVAAVDVHNHLGLWLNQGHAWMAPDVGALLASMDELNVTTIVNLDGRWDAELEANLDRYDRAHPGRFLTFCHLDWSLLTDRRFPELLPAMLHRAKAAGAGGIKVWKDLGLDVRDHDGLLVQPDDPRLHDVWETAADLDLPVLMHTADPKAFWLPVDRTNERFEELTRHPDWHHGSRDVPGHDELVTAFERVVAAHPRTTFVGAHVASSAEDLDRASRMLDRLPNLTVDLSAREAELGRQPRAAAAFLARHPDRVLWGTDSFPFRDDQYRTWFRLLESTDEYFDYGANPPQQGRWSVYGLGLDEGLLQGIYAGNARRVVPGLRV, from the coding sequence GTGAGCCGCCGGATCACGCCCTCGCGCGTGGTCCACGCGGTCGGACGCCGCCTGGGCCTCGCCCGCAACGAGGTGGCGGTGCGCCGCCAGCTCCTGCACAGCTACGCCCCGCGCTCCGCTCTCGTCACCGACGAGACGCGGGTGGGGCGGGCGCGCGTCGCGGCCGTCGACGTCCACAACCACCTGGGCCTGTGGCTCAACCAGGGCCACGCCTGGATGGCCCCGGACGTCGGCGCGCTGCTGGCGTCGATGGACGAGCTGAACGTCACCACGATCGTCAACCTCGACGGCCGCTGGGACGCCGAGCTCGAGGCCAACCTCGACCGCTACGACCGCGCGCACCCCGGCCGCTTCCTCACCTTCTGCCACCTGGACTGGTCGCTGCTCACCGACCGCCGCTTCCCGGAGCTGCTGCCGGCGATGCTGCACCGGGCGAAGGCGGCGGGCGCGGGCGGGATCAAGGTCTGGAAGGACCTCGGTCTCGACGTCCGCGACCACGACGGCCTGCTCGTGCAGCCCGACGACCCCCGCCTGCACGACGTCTGGGAGACCGCGGCCGACCTCGACCTCCCGGTCCTCATGCACACCGCCGACCCCAAGGCGTTCTGGCTGCCGGTGGACCGCACCAACGAGCGGTTCGAGGAGCTGACCCGCCACCCCGACTGGCACCACGGCTCCCGCGACGTCCCCGGTCACGACGAGCTCGTCACGGCGTTCGAGCGGGTGGTGGCCGCGCACCCGCGCACCACGTTCGTCGGCGCGCACGTCGCCAGCTCGGCGGAGGACCTCGACCGCGCCTCGCGGATGCTCGACCGGCTCCCCAACCTCACGGTCGACCTGTCCGCCCGCGAGGCGGAGCTGGGCCGCCAGCCGCGCGCCGCCGCCGCGTTCCTCGCACGGCACCCCGACCGCGTGCTGTGGGGCACCGACTCGTTCCCGTTCCGCGACGACCAGTACCGCACCTGGTTCCGACTCCTGGAGAGCACCGACGAGTACTTCGACTACGGCGCGAACCCGCCCCAGCAGGGTCGCTGGTCGGTGTACGGACTGGGGCTCGACGAGGGCCTCTTGCAGGGGATCTACGCCGGCAACGCCCGCCGCGTCGTGCCCGGACTGCGCGTGTAG
- a CDS encoding NAD-dependent epimerase/dehydratase family protein, with protein MAFDLTDRTVLVVGGAGYVGSVMVPLLLDAGASVRVLDQFVYDNGFSLAPVLDDPRVTLHRGDLRDAEVFAAAARGATDVVMLASLVGDPVCKKYPDLAQEVNADATKAIIDSLDGLGVGRFVFTSTCSNYGIHDSASLADEESELNPQSLYARTKIEVEEHLLKQSAHTDASMTVLRIATAYGLSPRMRFDLTVSQFAWEIASGADLLVFDADTWRPYCHIRDISKAVLTVLTSAPEKVRGEVFNVGDTSQCFTKRMIVEEVQKHVPDAEVAYREGDTDPRNYRVSFAKITEKLGFTVDHTVQDYLASLTAAVQAGVFPDVAGNVRYGNYEVHHLEPRA; from the coding sequence GTGGCCTTCGATCTCACTGACCGCACCGTCCTCGTCGTCGGCGGTGCCGGCTACGTCGGCTCCGTCATGGTGCCGCTGCTGCTCGACGCAGGCGCCTCCGTGCGCGTGCTCGACCAGTTCGTCTACGACAACGGCTTCTCCCTCGCCCCGGTGCTCGACGACCCGCGCGTCACGCTGCACCGCGGCGACCTGCGCGACGCCGAGGTCTTCGCCGCGGCCGCCCGCGGCGCCACCGACGTCGTCATGCTGGCCTCGCTGGTCGGCGACCCGGTGTGCAAGAAGTACCCGGACCTGGCGCAGGAGGTGAACGCCGACGCCACCAAGGCGATCATCGACTCGCTCGACGGCCTGGGCGTCGGGCGCTTCGTGTTCACCTCCACCTGCAGCAACTACGGCATCCACGACTCCGCGTCGCTGGCCGACGAGGAGAGCGAGCTCAACCCGCAGTCGCTCTACGCGCGCACGAAGATCGAGGTCGAGGAGCACCTGCTCAAGCAGTCGGCGCACACCGACGCCTCGATGACGGTCCTGCGGATCGCCACCGCGTACGGCCTGTCGCCGCGCATGCGCTTCGACCTGACGGTCTCGCAGTTCGCCTGGGAGATCGCCTCCGGCGCCGACCTGCTCGTCTTCGACGCCGACACCTGGCGCCCGTACTGCCACATCCGCGACATCTCCAAGGCCGTGCTGACGGTGCTGACCTCCGCGCCGGAGAAGGTCCGCGGCGAGGTGTTCAACGTCGGCGACACCTCCCAGTGCTTCACCAAGCGGATGATCGTCGAGGAGGTGCAGAAGCACGTCCCGGACGCCGAGGTGGCCTACCGCGAGGGCGACACCGACCCCCGCAACTACCGCGTCTCGTTCGCGAAGATCACCGAGAAGCTCGGCTTCACCGTCGACCACACGGTGCAGGACTACCTGGCCTCGCTCACCGCGGCCGTGCAGGCGGGCGTGTTCCCCGACGTCGCGGGCAACGTCCGGTACGGCAACTACGAGGTGCACCACCTCGAGCCGCGCGCGTGA
- a CDS encoding DegT/DnrJ/EryC1/StrS family aminotransferase has protein sequence MTSLTSETDTLPLIELGAPILGEPEKRALAEVIDSGWLAMGPRVRRFEEDFARVQQVEDAVAVNSATAALSLMLAAFDVGAGDEVLVPSMTFVATAATVVHAGATPVFVDLEGPDRPHMSLDDARAKITPSTRAIVVMHYGGYLMDLPAWRALADEHGLLLLEDAAHVAGMAGEIGGLSDAAAFSFFANKNMTTAEGGMVIARDPERLARIRLLRAHGMTASTLDRDRGRAVGYDVVEFGHNFRMDELRAAVGIVQLERLPGWNATRRELTDTYRATLADALPTVTVPFDAGHTSTAHILPVLLPAGSDRTAVMAALRAVRVQSSMHYPPVHRFSRYVDAFGATELPHTDAFADRELTLPLHPRLSPADVERVVTSLREAL, from the coding sequence ATGACGTCGCTGACCTCTGAGACCGACACGCTCCCGCTGATCGAGCTGGGGGCGCCGATCCTCGGCGAGCCGGAGAAGCGCGCGCTGGCCGAGGTGATCGACAGCGGCTGGCTCGCGATGGGTCCGCGGGTGCGCCGGTTCGAGGAGGACTTCGCGCGCGTCCAGCAGGTCGAGGACGCGGTGGCCGTCAACTCGGCCACCGCGGCGCTCTCGCTGATGCTCGCCGCGTTCGACGTCGGCGCGGGCGACGAGGTGCTCGTCCCGTCGATGACGTTCGTCGCCACCGCCGCCACGGTCGTGCACGCCGGGGCCACCCCCGTGTTCGTCGACCTGGAGGGCCCGGACCGCCCGCACATGTCGCTCGACGACGCCCGGGCGAAGATCACGCCGAGCACGCGCGCGATCGTCGTCATGCACTACGGCGGCTACCTGATGGACCTGCCCGCCTGGCGCGCGCTGGCCGACGAGCACGGCCTGCTGCTGCTCGAGGACGCCGCGCACGTCGCGGGGATGGCCGGGGAGATCGGCGGGCTCTCCGACGCCGCCGCGTTCAGCTTCTTCGCCAACAAGAACATGACCACCGCCGAGGGCGGCATGGTGATCGCCCGCGACCCCGAGCGGCTCGCCCGGATCCGGCTGCTGCGCGCGCACGGCATGACCGCGAGCACCCTGGACCGCGACCGGGGCCGGGCCGTCGGCTACGACGTCGTCGAGTTCGGGCACAACTTCCGGATGGACGAGCTGCGCGCGGCCGTCGGGATCGTCCAGCTGGAGCGGCTGCCCGGCTGGAACGCCACCCGCCGCGAGCTCACCGACACCTACCGCGCCACACTGGCCGACGCACTGCCGACGGTGACGGTGCCGTTCGACGCCGGGCACACCAGCACCGCGCACATCCTCCCGGTCCTGCTGCCCGCAGGCTCCGACCGCACGGCCGTGATGGCCGCGCTGCGGGCGGTCCGCGTGCAGAGCTCGATGCACTACCCGCCGGTGCACCGCTTCAGCCGCTACGTCGACGCCTTCGGCGCGACCGAGCTGCCGCACACCGACGCCTTCGCCGACCGCGAACTCACCCTGCCCCTGCACCCCCGCCTCTCCCCCGCCGACGTCGAGCGGGTGGTGACCTCGCTCCGCGAGGCACTCTGA
- a CDS encoding nucleotidyltransferase family protein, translating into MKAVIQAGGRGTRLAPYSTVLPKALMPIGKGTVVDNLLDQFAAAGVREVVITVSSFGPLIRSYCGDGSRWGVTIDYVGEDEPLGTIGPLSALRDRLDGPFFVSNSDVYTDLDLTRVLEFHDASPGPLTVVLTPQTVNIPYGVITHDGGRVVGFQEKPTEVFHVSTGIYCMSPEVFDHIPATGAFGFDQLMAVMLEKGRPINAYEHDGRWVDIGRIEDLRRAQTQLTTMMDGMGDDVADL; encoded by the coding sequence GTGAAGGCCGTCATCCAGGCCGGGGGCCGAGGGACGCGGCTGGCGCCGTACTCGACGGTGCTGCCGAAGGCGCTCATGCCGATCGGCAAGGGCACCGTCGTCGACAACCTGCTCGACCAGTTCGCCGCCGCCGGAGTGCGCGAGGTCGTCATCACCGTCAGCTCGTTCGGCCCGCTGATCCGCAGCTACTGCGGTGACGGCAGCCGGTGGGGCGTCACGATCGACTACGTCGGCGAGGACGAGCCGCTGGGCACCATAGGACCGCTGAGCGCCCTGCGCGACCGGCTCGACGGACCGTTCTTCGTCTCCAACTCCGACGTCTACACCGACCTCGACCTCACGCGCGTCCTGGAGTTCCACGACGCGAGCCCGGGGCCCCTCACGGTGGTGCTGACGCCGCAGACGGTGAACATCCCCTACGGCGTGATCACCCACGACGGCGGCCGCGTCGTCGGCTTCCAGGAGAAGCCGACCGAGGTCTTCCACGTCAGCACCGGGATCTACTGCATGAGCCCCGAGGTGTTCGACCACATCCCGGCGACCGGCGCGTTCGGGTTCGACCAGCTGATGGCCGTCATGCTGGAGAAGGGGCGGCCGATCAACGCCTACGAGCACGACGGCCGGTGGGTCGACATCGGGCGCATCGAGGACCTCCGCCGGGCTCAGACCCAGCTCACGACGATGATGGACGGGATGGGCGATGACGTCGCTGACCTCTGA
- a CDS encoding glycosyltransferase has translation MADQMADGHPPEGRTILVVADSLRDNGGVRVALEYARQWRLAGSPAQVVAVQDVDDVALAPVDPIVPVSFLSARGSRFRNTWPAALARLVRRARRADVVLAGSETGIGLLLAYVAARIARRPMAVLVQADLDDSIATWVKRPVQPLTRFVHAHVDAAVSVADSIVPGVVANGLPAERVTVVVNGIDVGRVREAAGLPAVGAPADPRPAGTPPVVVGQGRLSVQKDFPLLVRAHARVLAAGVDHRLVIIGDGPVRDEIAAVVTEEGVGGTVQLAGYVDNPYPITSTADLFVLSSNSEGMPLTILEALAVGVPIVATRCGTGVDLLLEDGRYGDLVAVGALDELSAAIERHLREPSVLGERARRGPEHALSFDVARSARTIHDLLADLTRSRSARRRAPASVA, from the coding sequence TTGGCGGATCAGATGGCCGACGGCCACCCGCCCGAAGGCCGCACGATCCTCGTCGTCGCCGACTCCCTGCGCGACAACGGTGGGGTCCGCGTGGCCCTGGAGTACGCGCGGCAGTGGCGGCTGGCGGGCTCCCCCGCCCAGGTCGTCGCGGTGCAGGACGTCGACGACGTGGCACTGGCCCCGGTCGACCCGATCGTGCCGGTCTCCTTCCTGTCCGCCCGCGGCAGCAGGTTCCGCAACACCTGGCCGGCCGCGCTGGCCCGCCTGGTCCGCCGCGCACGGCGGGCCGACGTGGTGCTCGCCGGATCGGAGACCGGGATCGGGCTGCTGCTGGCCTACGTCGCGGCCCGGATCGCCCGTCGCCCGATGGCGGTGCTGGTGCAGGCCGACCTCGACGACTCGATCGCCACCTGGGTGAAGCGCCCCGTGCAGCCGCTCACCCGGTTCGTGCACGCCCACGTCGACGCCGCGGTCAGCGTCGCCGACAGCATCGTGCCCGGGGTCGTCGCCAACGGCCTGCCCGCCGAGCGGGTGACGGTCGTCGTCAACGGCATCGACGTCGGGAGGGTCCGCGAGGCCGCCGGGCTCCCCGCCGTGGGCGCGCCCGCCGACCCGCGCCCGGCCGGCACCCCGCCCGTCGTGGTGGGTCAGGGCCGGCTCAGCGTGCAGAAGGACTTCCCGCTGCTCGTCCGGGCCCACGCCCGGGTGCTCGCGGCGGGCGTCGACCACCGGCTGGTCATCATCGGGGACGGCCCGGTCCGCGACGAGATCGCCGCCGTCGTCACCGAGGAGGGCGTCGGGGGGACGGTGCAGCTCGCGGGCTACGTCGACAACCCGTACCCGATCACCTCCACGGCCGACCTGTTCGTGCTCTCCTCGAACTCCGAGGGCATGCCGCTGACGATCCTGGAGGCGCTCGCGGTCGGGGTCCCGATCGTCGCCACCCGGTGCGGCACGGGCGTCGACCTGCTGCTGGAGGACGGCCGCTACGGCGACCTCGTCGCGGTCGGGGCGCTCGACGAGCTGAGCGCGGCCATCGAGCGGCACCTGCGCGAGCCGTCCGTGCTCGGGGAGCGCGCCCGGCGGGGCCCGGAGCACGCCCTGTCGTTCGACGTCGCCCGGTCGGCCCGCACGATCCACGACCTGCTCGCCGACCTGACCCGCTCCCGCTCGGCCCGCCGCCGGGCACCCGCGTCCGTCGCCTGA